A genome region from Archaeoglobus fulgidus DSM 4304 includes the following:
- a CDS encoding IGHMBP2 family helicase translates to MKEFIEGLIRLTEVERDAQISAMMDEIRRLSGEKRERKGRAVLGLRGKVVGEELGFKLVRYGRRKAIETEISVGDEVLISRGDPLKSDLRGVVVEKGSRYLTVSLESVPEWALRDVRIDLYASDLTFKRWIENLENLTENGKRALKFALGLEEPSKTECEDFKPFDSSLNRAQLKAVGCAVSTDDFFLIHGPFGTGKTRTVVEVVRQLVKRGERVLVTAESNTAVDNLVELLSDMKIVRLGHPSRVEKRLKEHTLASLVLNHPDYKRIEEIKGKIEEIERRMERLTKPSPQLRRGLSDEEILRLARSNRGARGVAAKKIRSMAEWIEARKALDQLYTEMKEEEERIVKEIIEESDVVISTNSSAFLLEESFDTAVIDEASQATIPSVLIPINRARKFILAGDHRQLPPTVMKAEKLSETLFEKLIELYPEKSQLLNVQYRMNEKLMEFPSREFYGGRIVAHESCTAIALSQIAKREAEKLREILGDEPLVFIDTSKCKNRWEGKLADSTSRYNRLEAEIVTEIVTELLKMGLKKEQIGVITPYDDQVDLLREKVDVEVSSVDGFQGREKEVIIISFVRSNRKREIGFLDDLRRLNVSLTRARRKLIMVGDSETLSVNGTYARLIDHVKRKGVYVELDKNGKLGGNPKG, encoded by the coding sequence GTGAAAGAGTTCATAGAGGGGTTGATCAGGCTAACAGAGGTTGAGAGAGATGCTCAGATTTCCGCAATGATGGATGAGATAAGGCGGTTGAGCGGAGAGAAGAGAGAAAGGAAGGGGAGGGCTGTTCTGGGGCTGAGAGGTAAGGTGGTTGGAGAAGAGCTTGGCTTCAAGCTTGTAAGGTACGGGAGGAGGAAAGCAATAGAGACCGAGATTTCTGTTGGAGATGAAGTGCTAATCAGCAGAGGTGACCCGCTGAAAAGCGATTTGAGAGGAGTTGTGGTAGAGAAGGGGAGCAGATACCTTACCGTCTCTCTCGAATCCGTTCCGGAGTGGGCGCTGAGGGATGTAAGAATTGATTTGTATGCCAGCGACCTCACCTTCAAGAGGTGGATTGAAAACCTTGAGAATCTGACGGAAAATGGAAAGAGGGCGCTGAAATTTGCCCTTGGCCTTGAAGAGCCCTCCAAAACAGAATGTGAAGACTTCAAGCCTTTCGACTCTTCCTTAAACAGAGCGCAGCTCAAAGCTGTTGGCTGTGCCGTCTCAACTGACGACTTCTTCCTCATTCACGGCCCCTTTGGAACAGGAAAGACGAGAACAGTTGTTGAGGTGGTAAGGCAGCTCGTTAAGAGGGGTGAGAGAGTTCTCGTTACAGCTGAAAGCAACACCGCCGTTGACAACCTCGTTGAGCTTCTCTCAGACATGAAAATCGTCAGGCTCGGCCACCCTTCGAGGGTTGAGAAAAGGCTTAAGGAGCACACCCTTGCCTCCCTCGTCCTCAACCACCCCGATTACAAGAGGATTGAGGAAATTAAGGGGAAGATTGAGGAGATTGAAAGAAGAATGGAAAGGCTGACCAAGCCATCCCCCCAATTGAGGCGTGGTCTGAGCGATGAGGAGATTTTAAGGCTTGCCAGAAGCAACAGAGGGGCGAGAGGTGTTGCAGCTAAAAAAATAAGGTCGATGGCAGAGTGGATTGAGGCGAGAAAGGCTCTTGACCAGCTTTACACGGAGATGAAGGAAGAGGAGGAGAGAATCGTTAAGGAGATCATTGAGGAGAGCGATGTTGTGATTTCGACAAACTCCTCCGCCTTTTTGCTCGAAGAAAGCTTTGATACTGCAGTAATTGACGAAGCAAGTCAGGCAACGATTCCAAGCGTTCTAATACCAATAAACAGGGCGAGGAAGTTCATCCTTGCTGGAGACCACCGACAGCTCCCGCCAACGGTAATGAAGGCAGAGAAGCTTTCAGAGACTCTCTTCGAGAAGCTAATTGAGCTCTACCCTGAAAAATCCCAGCTTCTAAACGTTCAGTACAGGATGAATGAGAAACTGATGGAGTTTCCAAGCAGGGAGTTCTACGGCGGAAGGATAGTGGCGCATGAGAGCTGCACAGCGATAGCCTTAAGCCAGATAGCGAAGAGAGAGGCTGAGAAGCTGAGAGAGATACTTGGAGATGAGCCCCTGGTGTTCATAGACACCTCAAAATGCAAGAACAGGTGGGAGGGAAAGCTTGCGGATTCAACGTCTAGGTACAACAGGCTTGAGGCAGAAATTGTGACAGAAATCGTTACCGAGTTGCTGAAAATGGGCTTAAAAAAGGAGCAGATTGGAGTTATAACCCCCTACGATGACCAGGTTGACCTGCTGAGGGAGAAGGTTGACGTGGAGGTCAGCAGCGTTGACGGATTTCAAGGGAGGGAGAAGGAGGTTATAATCATTTCATTCGTCAGAAGCAACAGGAAGAGAGAGATTGGCTTCCTTGATGACCTGAGAAGGCTGAACGTTTCACTGACGAGGGCGAGAAGGAAGCTGATAATGGTTGGCGATTCGGAAACTCTAAGTGTTAATGGCACCTATGCAAGGCTGATAGATCACGTCAAAAGAAAGGGTGTTTACGTTGAGCTGGATAAAAATGGGAAGCTTGGTGGCAATCCGAAGGGCTGA
- a CDS encoding branched-chain amino acid ABC transporter ATP-binding protein: MLRTVKLNAGYKELHILFDVDADIKKNSITAVVGPNGSGKSTLLKSIFGLATVHSGQVFLNGGEITSLPPHTRTKLGIAYLPQTDNVFANLTVEENLKIAAYTVDKEEVKDRIDAALDAFPELRAFMKRKAGTLSGGERQMLAMATALVRKANVLMLDEPTAQLSPKFAEIIFDRILKLRDDLKLTILLVEQNVQRALEISDNAYLLVSGRVAFNGTANELLEHEKFEKLCMGIVD, from the coding sequence GTGCTCAGGACAGTGAAATTGAATGCGGGGTATAAGGAACTCCACATCCTCTTCGATGTGGATGCGGACATAAAGAAGAACTCAATTACAGCGGTAGTTGGCCCTAACGGCTCAGGAAAGTCAACGCTGCTCAAATCAATTTTCGGCCTCGCCACCGTTCACTCGGGACAGGTTTTCCTAAACGGGGGAGAGATAACCTCACTGCCCCCCCACACAAGAACAAAGCTGGGAATCGCCTATCTCCCTCAGACGGACAACGTCTTCGCCAACCTCACTGTTGAAGAGAACCTGAAGATTGCCGCCTACACAGTTGACAAGGAAGAGGTGAAGGACAGGATTGATGCAGCTCTCGATGCCTTCCCTGAGCTAAGGGCCTTCATGAAAAGGAAAGCTGGAACGCTGAGCGGTGGAGAGAGGCAGATGCTGGCAATGGCCACAGCTCTGGTGAGAAAGGCCAACGTTCTCATGCTGGATGAGCCAACAGCTCAGCTATCGCCAAAGTTTGCGGAGATAATCTTCGACAGAATTCTGAAGCTGAGGGATGACCTGAAGCTCACAATCCTGCTGGTCGAGCAGAATGTGCAGAGAGCTTTAGAAATCAGCGATAATGCTTATCTGCTTGTCAGCGGTAGGGTTGCTTTCAACGGAACTGCGAACGAGCTTCTGGAGCACGAGAAGTTTGAGAAGCTCTGCATGGGTATTGTTGATTGA
- a CDS encoding ABC transporter ATP-binding protein, which produces MKILQTQNLSKFFDGLKALNRVNIGVEKGSITLVIGPNGSGKTTFINTVSGFYRADEGKVFFEGKDITNKPPHEISRLGIVRTFQIPQPLKKMTVLENLLIAPEGYGERIFHSVSGRWLKEEEEIVEKAFRILEFLKLDHLWDSEAQNLSGGQLKLLEVARAMMKDAKLLIMDEPIAGVNPVLSHSMLERFVELKKMGVSFLIVEHRLDIVLKYTDHIYVMANGSVIAEGKEEDILNNPKVVEVYLGAQDSEIECGV; this is translated from the coding sequence ATGAAGATTTTACAAACTCAAAATCTTTCCAAATTTTTTGACGGTCTCAAGGCTTTGAACAGAGTCAATATTGGTGTGGAAAAGGGCAGTATAACGCTCGTCATCGGCCCAAACGGCAGCGGAAAGACGACCTTCATCAACACCGTTTCTGGTTTCTACAGAGCGGATGAGGGCAAGGTTTTCTTTGAGGGAAAGGACATAACCAACAAGCCTCCCCACGAAATCAGCAGACTGGGCATAGTCAGGACCTTTCAGATCCCCCAGCCGCTGAAAAAGATGACCGTGCTCGAAAACTTGCTGATAGCTCCTGAAGGATACGGAGAGCGCATCTTTCACTCAGTGAGCGGCAGATGGCTGAAAGAGGAGGAGGAAATAGTTGAGAAAGCCTTCAGGATTTTAGAATTCCTGAAGCTCGACCACCTGTGGGACAGTGAAGCTCAAAACCTGAGTGGCGGGCAGCTGAAGCTGCTGGAAGTGGCGAGGGCGATGATGAAGGATGCAAAGCTGCTTATAATGGACGAGCCAATAGCAGGAGTAAATCCAGTTCTGTCTCACAGCATGCTTGAGAGGTTCGTTGAGCTTAAAAAGATGGGTGTCAGCTTTCTCATCGTCGAGCACAGGCTGGACATAGTGCTTAAATACACAGACCACATATACGTTATGGCCAACGGCAGTGTGATTGCAGAGGGCAAGGAGGAGGACATCCTGAACAATCCGAAAGTGGTGGAGGTGTATCTCGGTGCTCAGGACAGTGAAATTGAATGCGGGGTATAA
- a CDS encoding ABC transporter substrate-binding protein codes for MRRGNKIVLAAVLMAVVLALCAQPAEQKPGEGQKTAIKIGVMIDLSGPLTTYGNSIKNTLEIAKEDINAYLEEKGLPYTVEFYVEDTKVDPKIALEKIQSLHSKGINLVIGPMGSGEVSNIKGYVQSNKIIIISPSSTLLPSLLGITKPEDKKYIFRFVGTDDLQTDAITAELKDLGIKAVIITYTGNDWGKGLYETIKPKLDAAGIEIVGEPVEYPSPPPADFSPYIATLESKLNDALQKYDASEVAVVAFSYEEAATMLAQTKDDSPLLNVLWLGCDGTALSDKMLEVCDKASKVRMLSTLFESKGEAYEQLAKKYKERGFGDSPYQYALNAYDAAWVLVLSYIEVVKEKGSYDPDAMNAKIPEVTEKYSKGEYGVKPVSGYIKLNEWNDRASGDYAIYEVTQDCKWQTAGIWKFTENKIEWL; via the coding sequence ATGCGAAGGGGGAACAAAATAGTTTTGGCGGCCGTATTAATGGCTGTAGTGCTTGCGCTCTGTGCACAACCAGCAGAGCAGAAGCCGGGGGAGGGTCAGAAAACAGCAATAAAAATAGGCGTGATGATTGACCTCTCCGGCCCGCTGACAACCTACGGAAACAGCATCAAGAACACGCTGGAAATTGCGAAGGAAGATATAAACGCGTATCTTGAGGAGAAGGGTTTGCCCTACACTGTGGAGTTCTACGTCGAGGACACCAAGGTTGACCCAAAGATAGCTCTTGAAAAGATTCAGAGCCTGCATTCTAAAGGGATTAACCTTGTTATAGGGCCAATGGGTAGCGGAGAAGTGAGCAATATAAAGGGGTATGTACAGTCAAACAAAATAATAATAATCTCACCGTCTTCCACATTGCTGCCCAGCCTCCTCGGAATTACCAAGCCCGAAGATAAGAAGTACATCTTCAGATTTGTTGGTACTGACGACCTGCAGACTGACGCAATAACGGCTGAACTCAAGGACCTTGGCATTAAGGCAGTAATCATAACCTACACCGGAAACGACTGGGGTAAGGGGCTTTATGAGACTATTAAACCCAAGCTCGATGCAGCAGGAATTGAAATCGTTGGCGAACCGGTAGAATATCCGTCACCACCACCGGCGGACTTCTCCCCGTACATCGCGACGCTCGAAAGCAAGCTGAACGACGCTCTCCAGAAGTATGACGCTTCAGAAGTTGCCGTTGTAGCTTTCAGCTACGAAGAGGCGGCGACAATGCTCGCTCAGACCAAGGATGACAGCCCACTGCTGAACGTCCTGTGGCTGGGCTGCGATGGTACTGCGCTGAGCGATAAAATGCTCGAAGTCTGCGACAAGGCGAGCAAAGTCAGAATGCTGAGCACGCTCTTCGAATCAAAAGGAGAAGCCTATGAGCAGCTGGCGAAGAAGTACAAGGAGAGAGGGTTCGGAGATTCGCCCTACCAGTACGCTCTAAACGCCTACGATGCGGCATGGGTGCTGGTTCTCAGCTACATTGAGGTCGTTAAGGAGAAGGGCAGCTACGATCCAGATGCTATGAACGCCAAGATTCCCGAAGTGACGGAGAAGTACAGCAAGGGAGAGTACGGAGTAAAGCCGGTCTCGGGTTACATAAAGCTCAACGAGTGGAATGACAGAGCAAGCGGTGACTACGCAATCTACGAAGTAACTCAGGACTGCAAGTGGCAGACTGCCGGCATTTGGAAGTTCACGGAAAACAAGATAGAGTGGCTATGA
- a CDS encoding branched-chain amino acid ABC transporter permease, with amino-acid sequence MDTISSFEIVKNIIEGSLIYSNLLVLLSIGLTITYITTAVPNFAQGSFAIFGSYVALTMLRLFGIHPYASLPVAFALGGLLGIATYILILRPLIRRGASVVILMIATLAFDLILLGIIGSYSETLATITRKSASKFTFIPTDFKMFSFSASLFVSSLVIIIVLASLVTLLYKTKFGVALRASMENPALAEVMGVNVEYTRLFSWFLSGALAAMAGCLLPFKYEIVPSTGAIIIVSIFASSIVGGLSTIYGALLGGYIIGFSETSVTYALSSVFGTGVLLYGRVVSLLVLVATLILAPKGLTGVKWRRLLWSR; translated from the coding sequence ATGGATACTATTTCATCTTTCGAGATCGTCAAAAATATTATCGAAGGGTCTCTCATATACTCCAACCTTCTCGTATTGCTGAGCATAGGGCTCACCATTACCTACATAACTACGGCAGTTCCCAACTTCGCGCAGGGGAGCTTCGCAATATTTGGCTCATACGTGGCCCTGACCATGCTGAGGCTTTTTGGCATCCACCCCTACGCTTCTTTGCCCGTTGCTTTTGCACTTGGCGGTTTGCTTGGCATTGCAACCTACATCCTCATCCTGCGCCCGCTCATCAGGCGCGGCGCCTCCGTAGTGATTTTGATGATTGCAACGCTGGCCTTTGACTTGATTCTCCTTGGCATTATTGGCTCATACTCTGAAACTCTCGCAACCATAACCAGAAAATCCGCCTCGAAGTTCACCTTTATCCCGACAGACTTCAAGATGTTTTCCTTCTCCGCCTCACTCTTCGTTTCTTCCCTGGTTATAATTATTGTTCTCGCATCACTCGTAACGCTGCTTTACAAAACAAAGTTCGGAGTTGCCCTGAGGGCCTCGATGGAGAACCCCGCTCTGGCTGAGGTGATGGGTGTCAATGTGGAGTACACGAGGCTCTTCTCGTGGTTTCTTTCAGGCGCTTTGGCTGCGATGGCGGGGTGTCTGCTGCCATTCAAGTACGAAATAGTTCCGAGCACGGGTGCAATCATCATTGTCTCCATATTTGCTTCGAGCATTGTCGGGGGGCTTTCAACAATCTACGGAGCATTGCTCGGAGGCTACATAATAGGATTTTCGGAGACAAGTGTTACTTACGCACTTTCCTCTGTGTTCGGAACAGGAGTTTTGCTCTACGGCAGAGTTGTTTCGTTGCTGGTGCTAGTCGCAACACTTATCCTCGCCCCCAAGGGCCTTACAGGTGTGAAGTGGAGGAGGTTGCTATGGAGCAGATAA
- a CDS encoding branched-chain amino acid ABC transporter permease encodes MEQIILNLALWFGLYTIVSLSLNIEYGFAGIPNFGRALAVLMGAFTVGGLVNRLLMLAFNIQGGELKEATGRLASTVNEIIANNPAFGIGLILLSVVLAMIIGAVTGALFILPSAKLSEDYLAITLLAISEVAFMVFYYHTGIIGGYYGVSVPDVLAFLPGQYRSHAFAVIALLFALLVYIFVERLLNSPYGRLLRAMRENESVVEAMGKSVMTLRIKTAAIGSSIAAIAGALFSLYSVNVIATSFSRVEWTFYPFLMVLLGGAGNNRGVVVGTFTFVLVKILLTMYKYEIKSALMLPFEAVWLEYILFGLLMYFVLLYRPEGLIKEKPIFSKVILKKVKGKA; translated from the coding sequence ATGGAGCAGATAATACTCAACCTAGCACTATGGTTTGGTCTATACACAATCGTCAGCCTAAGCCTGAACATAGAGTACGGATTCGCCGGAATCCCCAACTTTGGAAGAGCTTTAGCCGTGCTGATGGGAGCCTTTACGGTTGGAGGACTAGTCAACAGACTCCTGATGCTGGCCTTTAACATTCAGGGTGGGGAGCTCAAAGAAGCTACGGGCAGGCTGGCTTCCACTGTCAATGAGATTATAGCCAACAACCCGGCCTTCGGAATCGGGCTTATTCTGCTGTCCGTTGTTCTTGCGATGATAATAGGAGCCGTTACGGGAGCTCTCTTCATACTGCCGAGCGCGAAGCTCTCTGAAGACTATCTGGCCATCACGCTGCTTGCAATAAGTGAGGTTGCTTTCATGGTTTTCTACTACCACACGGGGATAATCGGAGGCTATTACGGCGTTTCGGTTCCCGACGTCCTCGCCTTTCTGCCCGGACAGTACAGATCACACGCTTTTGCCGTGATAGCCCTCCTTTTTGCACTTTTGGTGTACATTTTTGTTGAGAGGCTGTTGAACTCCCCCTACGGCAGACTTCTGAGGGCGATGAGGGAGAACGAGAGCGTCGTCGAGGCTATGGGCAAGAGCGTGATGACTCTGAGAATCAAAACCGCTGCAATCGGCTCATCGATTGCGGCAATTGCAGGCGCTCTTTTCTCCCTTTACTCTGTCAACGTCATTGCAACGAGCTTTTCTAGGGTGGAGTGGACATTCTACCCCTTCCTGATGGTTCTGCTTGGTGGGGCGGGTAACAACAGAGGTGTTGTGGTCGGAACCTTCACCTTCGTTCTTGTGAAGATATTGCTGACCATGTACAAGTACGAGATAAAGAGCGCCCTGATGCTGCCCTTCGAGGCTGTTTGGCTGGAGTACATACTCTTCGGTCTGCTGATGTACTTCGTACTGCTTTACAGGCCAGAGGGGCTGATAAAGGAGAAACCAATATTTTCTAAAGTCATCCTGAAGAAGGTAAAAGGGAAGGCATGA
- a CDS encoding AAA family ATPase, translating to MKVIAFVGYPLSGKSTAAEVARELGLPVVVMGDVVREEAARRGLELTDENLGKVARELREKEGMDAIAKRCIPKIRELLKEHGVVVVDGIRGVAEVERFKKAFGDDFVLIAIECPLEVRFERVKMRKRSDDVSSIEELKERDRREESWGLKEAMEMADFTVENTGSYEDFVEKIRQILLKLAKNVEIEIRTKIHPTESEDKVLKAIRNIFPDAEIEISEEGEVYGRAYSLDRFRELLRKQRILDTARSEILKGRNGKEVTIYLNKQTATVSRINFCDENAVLSPIKVTFRLNNIPFSRFLDYIAPETKDGRPVKEIDKL from the coding sequence ATGAAGGTAATTGCCTTTGTGGGCTACCCCCTGAGTGGTAAGAGCACCGCTGCAGAAGTTGCGAGGGAGCTTGGACTTCCTGTTGTCGTTATGGGCGATGTTGTCAGAGAAGAAGCTGCAAGAAGGGGGCTCGAGCTCACAGACGAGAATCTGGGGAAAGTGGCGAGGGAGCTGAGAGAGAAAGAGGGGATGGACGCGATAGCCAAGAGATGCATACCGAAAATCCGGGAGCTTCTGAAAGAGCATGGCGTGGTTGTTGTTGACGGAATAAGGGGAGTGGCTGAAGTAGAGAGGTTCAAAAAGGCTTTTGGTGATGATTTCGTCCTCATCGCCATCGAGTGTCCGCTGGAAGTTAGGTTTGAAAGAGTTAAGATGAGGAAGAGAAGCGACGACGTTTCGAGCATTGAGGAACTGAAGGAAAGGGACAGGAGAGAGGAGAGTTGGGGGCTGAAAGAAGCGATGGAGATGGCAGACTTCACAGTGGAGAATACGGGCAGCTACGAGGATTTCGTCGAGAAAATCAGGCAGATTCTGCTCAAGCTAGCAAAGAACGTTGAGATTGAAATCAGAACCAAGATTCATCCCACGGAAAGCGAGGACAAAGTTCTGAAAGCCATCAGAAACATTTTCCCAGATGCGGAGATAGAGATCAGCGAGGAGGGGGAGGTTTACGGCAGAGCTTACAGCCTTGATAGGTTCAGAGAACTGCTCAGAAAGCAGAGAATCCTCGACACCGCGAGGAGCGAAATACTTAAAGGTAGGAACGGGAAGGAGGTCACGATTTACCTGAACAAGCAGACGGCGACGGTTTCCAGAATCAACTTCTGCGATGAGAATGCAGTGCTGTCACCCATTAAGGTTACCTTCAGGCTGAACAACATTCCCTTTTCGAGATTTCTGGACTATATCGCTCCCGAGACAAAGGATGGGAGGCCTGTCAAGGAGATTGACAAGTTATGA